The Eggerthella guodeyinii sequence TATTGATGCGTGCGTCCACCCATGTGCCGTCAATATACACCATGTTCCAAGCATGGTATATATTATCAGGCGAGACGTATCCCGTAATTATTTTGCAGGGAATCCCCTGACTGCGCAGCATGGCGGCCGCCAGCGATGCGTAGTCGAAGCAGATTCCCGAGCCGTCGGCGATGCACGCGTCGGGGCTGGGGAGGTAGCCGGTCGCGTCGGCCAGCTCGGCGGCTTTCCCCTCGTCGTATGCGATATTGTCCACGATCCAATCGTAGATGCTGCGCACCACGTCGCCCTCGTTCTGCGCGTCGGCGCACAGGTCGTTCGCCAGCTTCGTGCTCTCGCTGGAGGCGTCGTAATCGCAGTAGATGCTCGGGCGGATGAACGGCTGAAATTCATCAGCGAGCGTCACCTGCTGATCGGAGAGGCTGTCCAGCTCGGCATAGCTTTGGCCGGTCGTGTTTTCCCAGACGGTGAACGTGTACGCGCCGTCGCCCTCGACGAGCGGACATGAGATGGGCGTGCCGTCGCTGGGCAGGTCGAAGTAGTACGTGCCGCTCGAGCCGTCCTTCTCCACCTGGAACTTCAGCCGCGTGGACGCCGTGGCCGACACGGCGATGTAGCCTTCTGACAGGTGAGAGGTGTCGAACGCCGCCCCGCGCTCGCCCGTGGCCGCCGCCTCGTCGAACGGGGAAAGCGCCAATTCCGGACGCTCGTAGGCGGGGCCGCTCGTCTGGCCC is a genomic window containing:
- a CDS encoding transglutaminase domain-containing protein translates to MHLLGTIASGRKRREAADAPKPWRAPVRKLGRIACAVVLAASMTALAGCGGEGGAPGSSDGQGQTSGPAYERPELALSPFDEAAATGERGAAFDTSHLSEGYIAVSATASTRLKFQVEKDGSSGTYYFDLPSDGTPISCPLVEGDGAYTFTVWENTTGQSYAELDSLSDQQVTLADEFQPFIRPSIYCDYDASSESTKLANDLCADAQNEGDVVRSIYDWIVDNIAYDEGKAAELADATGYLPSPDACIADGSGICFDYASLAAAMLRSQGIPCKIITGYVSPDNIYHAWNMVYIDGTWVDARINIKQNTWTRIDTTFAAGSGSSYVGDGTTYTDLYTY